The bacterium nucleotide sequence GAATTTTCCATAGGTTACAGGTTTAAAGGTTCTGCTCCCTATTCTTTTGGAAAGTTGAGTAAAGAGAGAAAGATTTCTATCAATTTTGAGTGGCTTGGCTGGTTTGCTGTTCTCGTTGGGTTTGGTATTGTAACCTACTACTCTGTGATAATGGGGTGGTCCTTTGATTATCTCTTTTATTCACTCAAGACAGCCTGGGGTGAGAACACGAGGGAGTTTTTCTACCAAAAGGTTCTTGGGCTAACAAATAGTGTGTTTAATCTGGGTAAAATTAGCTGGCCTATTGTTATGGGCTTATTATTCAGCTGGATATGGATTGTCCTTTCCATCTGGAAAGGGGCAAAGACGGTTGGCAAGGTGGTTTATGTTACTGTTACAATGCCCTGGCTTCTTTTGCTAATTTTTGTGATCAGGGGGTTAACTTTGCCTGGTGCAATTCAGGGTGTGAATTACTACCTGACACCAGATTGGAAAGAGCTCCTGAACCCGGCACTCTGGCACGCGGCGATATCGCAGGTATTTTTCTCTTTGACCGTTGGCTTTGGAGTTATGATTGCCTATGCGAGCTTCTTGCCCGAGGGTTCCGATGTGGTGAATAATGCAATTCTTATTGCCTTGGCTGATGCCGCAACCGCTTTTGTTGCGGGCTTTGCAGTATTTTCTACCCTTGGCTATTACGCAAACCTTCAGGGTGTAGCGGTTTCGGAGGTAATGAAAAGTGGTCCCGAACTGGCCTTCGTAACCTATCCCACTATTATTTCAAAGCTTCCACTTTCTCCGTTTTTTGGAGTTTTATTCTTTTTGATGCTCTTAACCCTTGCCATTGATTCTGCATTTTCTTTAGTTGAGGCTTTTGTCGCTGCTCTGATGGACAAATTTGGTACTAAAAGGGAATTCGCGAATATTGGGGTTGCTTTGGTGGCTTTCCTCATTGGTATTTTCTACACCACTGGGGCAGGGCTTTATTGGCTCGATATCGTGGATTATTTTATGAACCACTTTGGGCTCTTCACGGTGGCCCTTTTAGAGAGTCTTGTAATAGGCTGGCTTTATGGTGCAGAAGATATGAGACAATTTGCTAACTCGGTTTCTGAGCGCTCAATAGGAAAGTGGTGGAATGTGTCTGTAAAGTTTATAGTGCCTGTGTCTTCCCTTTTAATTTTCGTATCTGCTCTTAGGGACAGAATTAGGGAACCTTACGGAGGTTATCCTCGTCTTGCTGAAGCCTTAGGAGGCTGGATAGTTTTAGGAGTTTTCTTGATTCTGTCAATATATTTAACAACTCGTAAAACGAAAAGGAGTTATTAAATGAATTGGCAGGGAATAATTGTTTTGATTGTGGTTTCTTTTATCCTTTTTGGTGGGATAATACAGGCCATTTACTACGCTAATAAGAAAGGTAAGTAGCTCAGCAGAAAAGATCTATTAAGCTTATATTTTTATATTAGCAGGCACAAGGAAAATGTAAATAGGGTAATTTTTCTGGTATCTTTTGTCCTGGCCAATGTAGTAAAAAGTTTCGGTGAGTGAGGGAGCCGATAGGGTTTTAGAAGATACTGCTTTAAGTCCCGTTATTAGAAGACCAATTGTACGCGAAAATAGAAAGAGCGGTATTGAAATGAAGATAAAATAAGTTAAAACCATGGAAACTACCAGCATAAGGAGTGATTTAAATCCATGTGTTTGGGATGAAAAGAGTCCCAGAGATTTGGCTGCTAAAACTGCTACAACAATGACGATGACCATATCAATCACTGTGGAGAATCTGCTGAGTATGAAATACTTTTTGTGAAGGTTATAAAGGCGAAGTTTCCTCTCGTTAGACTCAACGTTTTTTATCCAGCTTTCAAAATCCATGTTAAATCCTTATAATTGAAAAGCGATTGATATTGGCGACTATATTGAATACTCTACCCATTTTTGATAAGGATATCCTAACTCTGCAAAATTCTCTGTGCTTTTCACTGAGTGAGATTTTTACTTGCCCTGCAATGCTTTCAGAATCTCTTCAGCAAACTGCTTTGCGGCGTCGGGGCCGTTTCCTGTTATAATTCTACCATCCCTTTCAACGGACTTGCCAGTGTATGTTCCTCCACCTTTTGTTATTTCTTCGGAAGCTGATTTCCAGATGGTTGCCTTTTTACCTTTAAGGAGTCCTGCCCTTGCAAGGGTTCCTGGGGCAAGGCATATGGCAGCAAGAATTTTTGATTCATCTTCGAAGTATTTTAGGAGTTTCTCATGCAGTTTCTTATCATCCCAATAAACCGGTGATCCCATTCCCCCAACAAGGATAACTGCATCGTATTTGGAGAAGTCTTCATCATGAACCTTCACATCAGGCTTTACAAATGCGCCCAGCATTCCCTTTGCTGGTGTGGTATCGGTTGAGGCTATCGTCACTTTTACGCCGTTTTTCTCGAATATCTGCTTTGGCGTAAAGAGTTCCTCATCGCGGAAGTTTTCATGGGCAATGATCATCAGGACTTTTTTGTCCATTTTTTTTACCCCTCCTATTAATGATAAAAAAATTAAAAGCCTGACCATATTAAGATTATATCTTTTTATGCGCAACCTGTCAAGGGTTTTGTTTGTTTAGTAAGTGAAAAGAATCTTCCGGTACTTTTTAGTTCCCTTAGTGTTCCTTATACTTACTTTGTGATTCTCGTTCTGGGTGATTTACACATCGGAATAGGAAGGGAGGAGAAGTTAAGTAAGCTCAATCTCATATTTGAGAATTTTAAAGAACTTGATGCTGTTATATTTCTCGGTGATATTTTTGACTTTTACTTTGAGTGCCCTGAAAAGGTTGAAGAAGTTTACGGTTATTATCTTTCAGTCTTTAAACAGCTTGCCGGGACTACCACCGTTTTTTATATACAGGGGAACCACGATTTTTTTCCAATGCATAAATTGGAGCAGATTGGGGTTAAGATTATTTCCCGCGATTTAATTATGGAAAGACGCGGCAAAAGTATTTTTTTTACCCACGGTGACCTGTTATCCTTTAAAGGTAGGGTTACGAGGAGTTTCATAAGCCTCCCCCTGTGGCAAAGTTTGATGAAATTGTTACCTTGCAACTTAATTTATGCCATTGCAAGGAAAATCTCCGAGTGGTCAAGGAGGCGTTCTTCTGCCAGACCCTTGAAGAGGGAGAATTTCAAAAAAATAGAGGAGCTTTTAAGTAATTTTGATATCGTAATCACGGCCCATTTTCACAAACCAATTATCAATCGCTATGGTAATAAAATTTATGGAAATCCCGGCGATTGGCTACGCTATTTCACTTTTCTCACTTTAAATGGTGAATTCCTCACCCTTTGGGGATTTGATAATTCTTTGATTGTTAAGCTGGAAGAAGTTAAAATTTAGACATTATGAAGAGGAGATGGTGGTTGTGGCTTTTAATTGGAATTGGAATAGTTTATGTAATTGCAAGTTTTGCAATTACCGGTCTTGAACAAGGTCTGGCTGTCGTAAGGATCAGTGGAACCATTTCAAGTTCGAAGGAAGTGGTAAGGGAAATCGATGGATATTCTAAAAACCCAAGTGTAAAAGGCTTGCTTGTGATTATAAATTCGCCTGGTGGCGGAATTGTTCCTTCCGATGAGATATACAGAAGTATCCTTAGATTTAAGGAGAGCAGGAGGCCCGTAGTTGCTTACCTTGGGAGCGTTGCTGCATCTGGGGGATATTATATAGCATGTGCGTCCGACTATATTGTATCTCATCCCCTTAGCTTAACTGGTTCAATAGGAACGATTATTGAATACCCGGTGGTCAAAGGACTTCTCGATAAGATCGGGGTTGAGTTTGTGGTTATAAAATCAGGAAAGGCGAAGGATATTGCATCGCCGTTTAAGGAAATTTCCGATGAAGAACGAAGAATTTTGCAGAATATTATTGAGCAGGGGTATAACAACTTTGTTGACGTGGTTGCGAGGAGTAGAAACATTGAAAGGGATGAGGTTTTGGAAATTGCCGATGGTAGAGTTTTGACAGGTAATGATGCCTTTAAGGCGGGTCTTGTGGATACTGTTGGAGACGAGTTTTTTGCAAGAGAAAAACTTAAAGAGATGGCAAAGATCAGAGGTTCCGTTCGCTGGATTGAGAGGAAAAAGTTGCCGCTTTTTTTCAGGTATATGAACCCTGATGGGGTTTTTCACAACCCACTGGAAATTAAATTTGATTACAGGATGGTGTTTCAATGATTGAGAGATATTCAATTCCGGAAATAAGGGAAGTTTTTAAGGAGGAGAATAAGTACAAAAAGTGGGTCGAAATCGAGTTGACCCACCTTAAGGTTCTGGAGGAGGAAGGTGTAATCCCGCCAGGAAGTTATGAAGAAGTCGCAGAAAAGGTAAAGGATATTGACTTTGCGGAATTTGCAAAGCGAGCTAAGGAGATTGAAAAAGAAGTGGACCACGATGTAATTGCCTTCCTAATGGCCCTTGAGGAGAAAGTCGGGGAAAAGGGACGTTATCTCCACTATGGCCTTACTTCAAGCGATGTAGTGGATACTGCCAATGCATTGGTACTTAAAGAGGCAATAGAGAAACTTATTACTGAACTTGATGGGTTCATTGAAGAAGTAAAGAAGAAAGCGGTTGAATACAAGTATCTTCCTATCATGGGAAGAACTCACGGGGTTTTTGCGGAACCGACGAGCCTTGGCCTTAAATTCCTGTACTTTTACTCAGAACTTTTAAGGGCAAAAAATCGGTTGGAACTGGCTCTAAGGGAAATTTCCGTGGGTAAGATTTCCGGTGCTGTAGGTAACTATGTTTATCTTTCGCCAGAAATTGAGGAAAAGATTCTAAAAAGGCTTAATTTAAAACCAGAAAAGGTATCCACACAAATCGTCCCGAGGGACAGGCATGCCTTTATGATGTCACAGCTTGCAATCCTTGCTTCTTCCCTTGAGAGGTTTGCCACCGAAATAAGGCTTCTTCAAAGGACCGAGGTTAATGAGATCATGGAACCTTTTGGCAAAGGTCAAAGGGGTTCTTCCGCTATGCCCCACAAGAGGAATCCCATAAAGTCTGAGAGAATTTGTGGCCTTGCCAGACTTTTGAGAGGGTATCTAATTCCCGCCCTTGAGAACATTCCA carries:
- a CDS encoding sodium-dependent transporter; this translates as MEEPKWGGRISFVLAAIGSAIGLGNIWRFPYIAYKFGGGAFLVAYIIVLILIGIPMLLLEFSIGYRFKGSAPYSFGKLSKERKISINFEWLGWFAVLVGFGIVTYYSVIMGWSFDYLFYSLKTAWGENTREFFYQKVLGLTNSVFNLGKISWPIVMGLLFSWIWIVLSIWKGAKTVGKVVYVTVTMPWLLLLIFVIRGLTLPGAIQGVNYYLTPDWKELLNPALWHAAISQVFFSLTVGFGVMIAYASFLPEGSDVVNNAILIALADAATAFVAGFAVFSTLGYYANLQGVAVSEVMKSGPELAFVTYPTIISKLPLSPFFGVLFFLMLLTLAIDSAFSLVEAFVAALMDKFGTKREFANIGVALVAFLIGIFYTTGAGLYWLDIVDYFMNHFGLFTVALLESLVIGWLYGAEDMRQFANSVSERSIGKWWNVSVKFIVPVSSLLIFVSALRDRIREPYGGYPRLAEALGGWIVLGVFLILSIYLTTRKTKRSY
- a CDS encoding RDD family protein — protein: MDFESWIKNVESNERKLRLYNLHKKYFILSRFSTVIDMVIVIVVAVLAAKSLGLFSSQTHGFKSLLMLVVSMVLTYFIFISIPLFLFSRTIGLLITGLKAVSSKTLSAPSLTETFYYIGQDKRYQKNYPIYIFLVPANIKI
- a CDS encoding DJ-1/PfpI family protein, producing MDKKVLMIIAHENFRDEELFTPKQIFEKNGVKVTIASTDTTPAKGMLGAFVKPDVKVHDEDFSKYDAVILVGGMGSPVYWDDKKLHEKLLKYFEDESKILAAICLAPGTLARAGLLKGKKATIWKSASEEITKGGGTYTGKSVERDGRIITGNGPDAAKQFAEEILKALQGK
- a CDS encoding UDP-2,3-diacylglucosamine diphosphatase, translated to MILVLGDLHIGIGREEKLSKLNLIFENFKELDAVIFLGDIFDFYFECPEKVEEVYGYYLSVFKQLAGTTTVFYIQGNHDFFPMHKLEQIGVKIISRDLIMERRGKSIFFTHGDLLSFKGRVTRSFISLPLWQSLMKLLPCNLIYAIARKISEWSRRRSSARPLKRENFKKIEELLSNFDIVITAHFHKPIINRYGNKIYGNPGDWLRYFTFLTLNGEFLTLWGFDNSLIVKLEEVKI
- the sppA gene encoding signal peptide peptidase SppA codes for the protein MKRRWWLWLLIGIGIVYVIASFAITGLEQGLAVVRISGTISSSKEVVREIDGYSKNPSVKGLLVIINSPGGGIVPSDEIYRSILRFKESRRPVVAYLGSVAASGGYYIACASDYIVSHPLSLTGSIGTIIEYPVVKGLLDKIGVEFVVIKSGKAKDIASPFKEISDEERRILQNIIEQGYNNFVDVVARSRNIERDEVLEIADGRVLTGNDAFKAGLVDTVGDEFFAREKLKEMAKIRGSVRWIERKKLPLFFRYMNPDGVFHNPLEIKFDYRMVFQ
- the purB gene encoding adenylosuccinate lyase, with protein sequence MIERYSIPEIREVFKEENKYKKWVEIELTHLKVLEEEGVIPPGSYEEVAEKVKDIDFAEFAKRAKEIEKEVDHDVIAFLMALEEKVGEKGRYLHYGLTSSDVVDTANALVLKEAIEKLITELDGFIEEVKKKAVEYKYLPIMGRTHGVFAEPTSLGLKFLYFYSELLRAKNRLELALREISVGKISGAVGNYVYLSPEIEEKILKRLNLKPEKVSTQIVPRDRHAFMMSQLAILASSLERFATEIRLLQRTEVNEIMEPFGKGQRGSSAMPHKRNPIKSERICGLARLLRGYLIPALENIPLWHERDISHSSNERYIFEDAICTLFYVIRLMKGIIEGIVVNREKIEENLRKYGDFYYSQALLLALVRKGFPRKDAYEIIKRVSHRSFDEGVSLKEMVLSDAELGKIFTPKEIDEIFKTNFLRNVDEVYKRFGL